In Turicibacter sanguinis, a genomic segment contains:
- a CDS encoding DUF6056 family protein: MKLIENFKRYFYVYIAMGLFLFFMWVSSMTPLVGDDWGYYINGLKGPLTMTFEFYQTWSGRVVGEFLGFLLASHHEWWIYFFNPLLFSSTFLLLYKIINPVRQKGLIASLILFLMFTVSHGIRMETFTFVVGSINYRFSAVMALLQLYLMGRYFKDSNATFKWYEILISIVSGMTVGLIMENIAGGLILANLLLMGYRLIQAKKVDLILLLNTVTTTGAFLMMRLSPGSRARVLEDTEWMSKNLIEKVLTKYPEFIHYTFTENTVIILILIAVMMTLIIQKRNQFKFKVTPIILSLVMLSSVYVLGSSIIVSLNESYGISFWKFTSIAYYFADMNSWILMGYWTFMAMLIFGIIIYLLWKCQSIFIMCFYYLLGMAVMGAMLLSPIIGPRCAIFTVYFLIIVIGYLVNEIRFNPMVNKSATLVFSILTMLIFVWYGRLYSQVFEVRQEQEQRIEAYKQNPSGELWLPAYPTHSIHSGEAVTPYHQGVFKKFYGLDESVEIHYSWQ, translated from the coding sequence ATGAAGTTAATAGAGAATTTTAAAAGGTATTTCTATGTGTATATAGCCATGGGATTATTTTTATTTTTTATGTGGGTTTCATCCATGACACCTTTAGTCGGAGATGACTGGGGGTATTATATTAATGGATTGAAAGGTCCTTTAACGATGACATTTGAGTTTTATCAAACCTGGTCAGGGCGTGTGGTAGGAGAATTTTTAGGTTTTTTACTTGCTTCACATCATGAATGGTGGATTTATTTCTTTAATCCATTATTATTTTCCTCAACCTTTTTATTGCTATATAAAATCATCAATCCAGTACGTCAAAAAGGATTGATTGCAAGTCTTATTTTGTTTTTAATGTTTACGGTGTCACATGGGATTCGAATGGAAACCTTCACATTTGTTGTGGGATCAATTAACTACCGTTTCTCAGCGGTCATGGCCTTATTACAACTCTATTTGATGGGTCGATATTTTAAAGATTCTAACGCGACCTTTAAATGGTATGAAATCTTAATCAGTATTGTTTCTGGTATGACAGTCGGGCTGATTATGGAAAACATTGCAGGTGGTTTAATTTTAGCTAATTTATTACTAATGGGATATCGCCTAATTCAAGCAAAAAAAGTGGATTTAATTTTACTTCTTAATACCGTAACAACAACAGGTGCATTTTTAATGATGAGATTAAGCCCAGGTTCAAGAGCTCGTGTTCTTGAAGATACAGAATGGATGTCTAAAAATCTTATTGAAAAAGTGTTAACAAAGTATCCTGAATTTATTCATTATACGTTTACAGAAAATACGGTGATTATCCTAATTTTAATTGCTGTTATGATGACCTTAATCATTCAAAAGCGAAATCAATTTAAATTTAAAGTTACACCTATTATTTTAAGTTTAGTCATGTTGAGCAGTGTCTACGTTTTAGGTTCATCAATCATTGTTTCATTAAATGAATCATATGGCATCAGTTTTTGGAAGTTTACAAGTATTGCTTATTATTTTGCAGATATGAATTCTTGGATTTTAATGGGGTATTGGACATTCATGGCGATGCTTATTTTTGGTATAATAATTTACTTACTATGGAAATGCCAATCTATTTTTATAATGTGTTTTTACTATTTACTTGGGATGGCAGTCATGGGAGCTATGTTGCTTTCACCAATTATTGGACCCCGTTGTGCAATTTTCACGGTGTATTTCTTAATTATTGTGATTGGGTATCTTGTGAATGAAATAAGATTTAATCCAATGGTAAATAAATCAGCCACTCTTGTCTTTTCTATTTTAACGATGCTTATATTTGTCTGGTATGGACGTCTCTATTCTCAAGTTTTTGAGGTTCGTCAAGAACAAGAACAAAGAATCGAAGCATACAAACAAAATCCAAGCGGAGAGCTTTGGTTACCTGCGTATCCAACGCATTCGATCCATTCTGGAGAAGCAGTAACGCCGTATCATCAAGGTGTGTTTAAGAAATTCTATGGGTTAGATGAATCAGTTGAGATTCATTATAGCTGGCAATAG
- the pssE gene encoding PssE/Cps14G family polysaccharide biosynthesis glycosyltransferase: MILVLCGTQKQDFSRMIKLVEQVADREEVIVQAGHNQYESNKMQIFGFVSNEEIQMLYEKADLIVTHAGAGSMLQAIKNHKKIIAVPRLKEYGEHVNNHQIELAKKFEDLGYLISYQDGDNFIQTYERAKRFEPKPYTLKGNMVSLIDGLLEGYMK, translated from the coding sequence TTGATTTTAGTTTTATGTGGTACTCAGAAGCAAGATTTTAGTCGGATGATTAAATTAGTCGAACAAGTGGCGGATAGAGAAGAAGTCATTGTTCAAGCCGGACATAATCAATATGAGTCGAATAAGATGCAGATATTTGGCTTTGTTTCAAATGAAGAAATCCAAATGTTGTATGAAAAAGCAGATTTAATTGTCACCCATGCGGGTGCAGGATCGATGTTACAGGCGATTAAAAATCACAAAAAAATCATTGCGGTTCCAAGACTTAAAGAATATGGTGAACATGTCAATAATCATCAAATTGAGTTAGCAAAGAAATTTGAAGATCTAGGCTATCTTATTTCTTATCAGGATGGTGATAATTTTATTCAAACGTATGAACGTGCGAAAAGATTTGAACCGAAACCGTATACGTTAAAAGGCAATATGGTAAGCTTAATTGATGGTTTATTAGAAGGATATATGAAGTAG
- the pssD gene encoding PssD/Cps14F family polysaccharide biosynthesis glycosyltransferase: MKKGKILFCASAGGHYSELLQLGELIKKYNGVIVTEKTDVSKDPIYPTEYVMYCSKNDGWIYLFEYLWVWIVSLFYFIKYRPRVVISTGVHSTIPMCVYARILGRKVVYIETVANVHTPSMTGKIMYKLATDFYVQWEELLEVYPDAKFGGCLF; this comes from the coding sequence ATGAAAAAAGGAAAAATATTGTTTTGTGCGAGTGCCGGTGGGCATTATTCGGAATTACTTCAATTAGGTGAATTGATTAAAAAATATAATGGGGTTATTGTAACGGAGAAAACAGACGTTTCAAAAGATCCAATTTATCCAACAGAATACGTGATGTATTGTTCGAAAAATGATGGATGGATTTATCTGTTTGAGTATTTATGGGTTTGGATCGTTTCATTATTTTATTTTATCAAGTATCGTCCACGTGTTGTGATTTCAACGGGTGTTCATTCAACTATTCCGATGTGTGTATATGCAAGAATATTGGGGCGTAAAGTTGTTTATATTGAGACGGTAGCCAATGTTCATACCCCATCGATGACAGGAAAAATTATGTATAAACTTGCTACTGATTTTTACGTTCAGTGGGAAGAGTTGTTAGAAGTTTATCCAGATGCTAAGTTTGGAGGTTGTTTATTTTGA
- a CDS encoding MBOAT family O-acyltransferase, whose translation MVFSSFTFLFCFFPLIIGIYFLSKNRVYRNLVLLIGSLIFYAWGEPIYVLLMILSTMNDFYHAEWVGRCLQRKDNTGAKKALISSVIINLVVLFFFKYCDFMIENINFIFHLNLQPFNLPLPIGISFYTFQSMSYTIDVYRGRVKVQESFLRLATYVALFPQLIAGPIVRYSTIEKELSSRQETLENVSNGLRRFIVGLMKKVLISNKLGLLATQIQVLHQNELSLIISWIGIIAYALHIYYDFSGYSDMAIGLGKMFGFHFLENFNYPYISKSMTEFWRRWHISLGSWFRDYVYIPLGGNRGTVLKHIRNILIVWFLTGFWHGASWNFILWGLYFGVILIIEKYVLLKWLERLPSLIQHIYAIVLFLIGWVIFSFTNLVQLGAYLKSMFDFKVLMKWDIFLMLDIQYYWPYLVVGLVGATPLIAKLARKFLKQGEVTKLIGDLGLGMLFVLCVMSLLDSTFNPFIYFRF comes from the coding sequence GTGGTATTTAGTAGTTTTACGTTTTTGTTTTGCTTTTTTCCGTTAATTATTGGAATTTATTTTTTAAGTAAAAATCGTGTCTATCGGAATTTAGTTCTCTTGATTGGGTCGTTAATTTTTTATGCATGGGGCGAGCCTATTTACGTCTTGTTAATGATTTTATCAACGATGAATGACTTTTATCATGCCGAGTGGGTCGGGCGATGTTTACAAAGAAAAGATAATACAGGGGCTAAAAAAGCTTTAATTTCAAGTGTTATCATTAATTTAGTTGTTTTATTTTTCTTCAAATATTGTGATTTTATGATTGAAAATATTAATTTTATATTCCATTTAAATCTTCAACCATTTAACTTGCCATTACCAATTGGAATTAGTTTTTATACCTTCCAAAGTATGTCCTATACTATTGATGTGTATCGTGGTCGTGTAAAAGTTCAAGAGAGTTTTTTAAGGTTAGCAACATATGTTGCATTATTCCCACAGTTGATTGCAGGACCTATTGTCCGTTACTCAACAATTGAAAAAGAATTAAGTTCACGACAAGAGACGCTTGAAAATGTTTCGAATGGATTGAGGCGATTTATCGTTGGATTAATGAAAAAAGTACTGATTTCTAATAAGCTTGGATTATTAGCCACACAAATTCAAGTGTTACATCAAAATGAGTTGAGTTTAATTATTTCATGGATTGGAATTATCGCATATGCCTTGCACATTTATTATGATTTTTCAGGTTATAGTGATATGGCCATTGGGCTTGGGAAAATGTTTGGGTTCCATTTTCTCGAGAATTTTAATTATCCTTATATTTCAAAAAGTATGACAGAATTTTGGCGCCGTTGGCATATTTCACTTGGATCCTGGTTTAGAGATTATGTCTATATTCCACTTGGAGGAAATCGAGGAACTGTTTTAAAACACATTCGTAATATTTTAATTGTCTGGTTTTTAACAGGTTTTTGGCATGGTGCGAGTTGGAACTTTATTTTATGGGGATTGTACTTTGGCGTTATTTTAATTATTGAAAAGTATGTTTTATTGAAGTGGCTTGAAAGACTTCCAAGTCTGATTCAACATATTTATGCGATTGTTTTATTTTTAATTGGATGGGTTATTTTCAGCTTTACGAATTTAGTACAATTAGGAGCCTATCTAAAGTCGATGTTTGATTTTAAGGTTTTAATGAAGTGGGATATCTTTCTAATGTTAGATATTCAATATTATTGGCCATACTTAGTAGTTGGTTTAGTTGGGGCAACGCCTTTGATTGCTAAACTAGCGAGAAAATTCTTAAAACAAGGTGAAGTGACTAAATTAATCGGAGATTTAGGGCTTGGGATGTTATTTGTTTTATGTGTCATGTCACTTTTAGATTCGACATTTAATCCTTTTATTTATTTCCGTTTCTAG
- a CDS encoding glycosyltransferase family 2 protein, whose translation MPKVSIIVPVYNVEKYLEKCLDSLVNQTLQDIEIIVVNDSTPDDSQIIIDHYVKQYPHLIKSYIKPNGGIADTRNFGISKVTGEYFGFVDSDDYVELTMFEKMYEEAIKKDADLVSCNFYWEYPDKLVQATDGPFKDNREYMTEMIATLWTKIYKTSWFNSLDIKFPTGLRYEDSSLLIRLAPHIRRFGFVGEPFVYYVQRTGSITHTHNHRVRDMLEVFSGIYDYFKQHDLIESYHEELEYLFIKYFLGSSFLRAAQIKDKTERKYVLSNGWKLLNETFPNWKKNHYLNKKKDKKHLYFRMMNSFSYWGFAKVFSVIKRG comes from the coding sequence ATGCCGAAAGTAAGTATTATTGTTCCAGTATATAATGTTGAAAAGTATTTAGAAAAGTGTTTAGATTCTTTAGTGAATCAGACACTTCAAGATATTGAAATTATTGTGGTGAATGATTCAACTCCTGATGATTCTCAAATCATTATTGATCATTATGTAAAACAATATCCTCATCTCATTAAAAGCTATATTAAGCCAAACGGTGGAATCGCTGATACTCGTAATTTTGGGATTTCTAAAGTGACGGGAGAGTATTTTGGGTTTGTTGATAGTGATGATTATGTAGAGTTAACAATGTTTGAAAAAATGTATGAAGAGGCGATTAAAAAAGATGCTGATTTAGTCTCTTGTAATTTTTATTGGGAGTATCCTGATAAATTAGTACAAGCAACTGATGGGCCATTTAAAGATAACCGTGAGTATATGACGGAGATGATTGCGACACTTTGGACTAAAATTTATAAAACAAGTTGGTTTAATTCACTCGATATTAAGTTTCCAACGGGGCTTCGCTATGAAGATTCTTCTCTTTTAATTCGATTAGCGCCACATATCAGACGTTTTGGATTTGTTGGAGAACCGTTTGTTTATTACGTTCAACGCACAGGATCGATTACACATACTCATAATCATCGTGTGCGTGATATGTTAGAGGTCTTTTCAGGAATTTATGATTATTTTAAACAACATGATTTGATTGAATCTTATCATGAAGAATTAGAATATTTGTTTATTAAATATTTTTTAGGAAGTTCATTTTTGCGAGCGGCACAAATTAAAGATAAGACAGAACGAAAGTATGTGTTATCAAATGGGTGGAAATTGTTGAATGAAACTTTTCCAAATTGGAAGAAAAATCACTATTTAAATAAAAAGAAAGATAAGAAGCATCTTTACTTTAGAATGATGAATTCGTTCTCTTATTGGGGATTTGCAAAAGTCTTTTCAGTTATAAAAAGGGGATAG
- a CDS encoding O-antigen ligase family protein, with the protein MLNQLKSMIKSPSFYGILVFIFLVIQPLVDLDYLLNDFLKQYHLIVPSTIVRFLILPLLAVGAFILVDKHKKRTFIGAAIIAIIWIAYVVLHFISTKNLDLFLPANYQFLTGIELKYILTMTLPFVLMYVVWMANFSEKSFNRVILCVSTFVCGVIFITDLLAISKGSYGGYTQSSFISWFMGGYEQYKATQLTSKGFFQEANVIGALLFTLLPLLYKVLYEVKRKWPVMILIVIHSLCMMIVGTRVATLGTIAVAVIAFIGYLIILLLKQGRLQVVSLAFMAFMIAFCSLVFPYSPAIKHQQENAVQIQSNREDNQVIPDLSSGLEGMEGDSFEYNWALINIVRNNAWLIGMPAYYDYIYEIEFDPVFWKHVLEQPFEVRTDGRDLQKLFAEYKWDMLTPKQKLFGTSYSTVSQGGFIIEQDFLRQYYTLGILGAIIFTGPYLVLMAACGVNMLRRFKSMVTFENGMLLVSVGAGLGAAYYSGHVLDTLLTSFFIAFSLITLFQKTLKKVD; encoded by the coding sequence ATGTTAAATCAATTAAAATCGATGATTAAAAGTCCAAGTTTTTATGGGATTTTAGTCTTTATTTTTTTAGTGATTCAGCCATTGGTTGATTTAGATTATTTATTGAATGATTTTTTAAAGCAATATCATTTAATTGTTCCATCAACGATTGTTAGATTTCTTATTTTGCCGTTGCTTGCAGTAGGGGCCTTTATTTTGGTTGACAAGCATAAGAAGCGTACGTTTATTGGGGCCGCTATTATCGCAATCATTTGGATAGCTTATGTTGTTTTACATTTTATTTCAACGAAAAATTTAGATTTATTCTTGCCTGCTAATTATCAGTTTTTAACGGGAATTGAGTTGAAGTATATTTTAACCATGACATTACCATTTGTTTTGATGTATGTTGTTTGGATGGCCAACTTTAGTGAAAAATCATTTAATCGCGTCATCTTATGTGTTTCTACGTTCGTTTGTGGTGTGATTTTTATCACAGATTTATTGGCCATTTCAAAAGGAAGTTATGGTGGGTACACGCAATCAAGTTTTATTTCTTGGTTTATGGGGGGATATGAACAGTATAAGGCCACTCAGTTAACATCAAAGGGATTTTTCCAAGAAGCAAATGTCATCGGAGCTTTATTGTTTACGTTACTCCCTTTGCTCTATAAGGTCCTATATGAAGTTAAACGTAAGTGGCCAGTCATGATTTTAATTGTGATTCATTCTCTTTGCATGATGATTGTTGGAACTCGTGTGGCAACCCTTGGTACTATTGCCGTTGCTGTGATTGCATTTATTGGCTATCTCATTATTTTGCTTTTAAAGCAAGGACGTCTTCAAGTCGTTTCACTTGCCTTTATGGCCTTTATGATTGCATTTTGTAGTCTTGTCTTCCCTTATTCTCCAGCTATTAAACATCAACAAGAGAATGCCGTGCAGATTCAAAGTAATCGTGAGGATAATCAAGTGATACCAGACTTATCGAGTGGTCTAGAAGGGATGGAAGGAGATTCATTTGAATATAATTGGGCTTTAATTAATATCGTTCGTAATAATGCTTGGTTGATTGGAATGCCTGCTTATTATGATTATATTTATGAAATTGAATTTGACCCTGTTTTCTGGAAGCATGTTTTAGAGCAACCTTTTGAAGTACGTACAGATGGACGCGATTTACAGAAATTATTTGCAGAGTATAAGTGGGACATGTTAACGCCTAAACAAAAATTATTTGGGACAAGTTATTCAACGGTTAGCCAAGGTGGTTTTATTATTGAACAAGATTTCCTACGTCAATACTATACGCTTGGAATTTTAGGGGCCATCATCTTTACAGGTCCATACCTTGTGTTAATGGCAGCATGTGGAGTTAATATGCTACGTCGCTTTAAATCGATGGTAACATTTGAAAATGGGATGTTACTGGTTTCGGTTGGAGCAGGACTTGGAGCAGCTTATTATAGTGGACATGTATTAGATACGTTATTAACAAGCTTCTTTATTGCATTTAGTTTAATTACTCTATTTCAAAAAACTTTGAAGAAAGTGGATTAA
- a CDS encoding glycosyltransferase yields the protein MSKRILIVNDEMVVGGVARVLNNLLTTLVKTTDYEIDLLVLHKHGEMLKGVPKEVRVLEGSKFFSVIDLPLGQLIKSKNLALIARKLYLVFLMKAGMIGNKIKRERKKMKLDSYDVEIAFKEGFCTIFVANGNSKKKVNWVHLDYKVQNFSSNYMPLLKKTLSLMDEQVAVSKVAAASYQEVFELSKPVKVIHNIIQEDLIKQKYNVEIDETRSTFFKQEALTFISVGRLVDQKGYDRLLEIHHRLIQEGLLHHIMIIGGGEDEAVLKQKIKAYQVEETFKLIGYRENPFPYFKLADCFLLPSRYEGLPTVVFESLLCLTPVLATKVAGIEEQLKNNEYGIVVDNNENSFYEGMKDLIKHPEQLNVMEAHLLTYHYHNNQIVEQIKEIVEE from the coding sequence ATGTCAAAAAGAATTTTAATTGTTAATGATGAGATGGTCGTTGGCGGAGTAGCACGTGTTTTGAATAATTTATTGACAACACTTGTTAAGACGACAGATTATGAAATAGATTTACTTGTCCTTCATAAGCATGGTGAGATGCTAAAGGGTGTGCCGAAAGAAGTGCGAGTCTTAGAAGGCTCTAAATTTTTTAGTGTCATTGATTTACCCCTCGGACAGTTAATTAAATCTAAAAATTTAGCTTTGATAGCTAGAAAACTATATCTGGTTTTCTTAATGAAGGCCGGAATGATTGGAAATAAAATTAAGCGTGAACGAAAAAAAATGAAACTTGATTCTTATGATGTTGAGATTGCTTTTAAAGAAGGTTTTTGTACAATTTTTGTTGCCAATGGAAATAGTAAGAAAAAAGTAAATTGGGTTCATTTAGATTATAAAGTTCAAAATTTCTCATCTAATTACATGCCATTGCTTAAGAAGACGTTATCCTTAATGGATGAGCAAGTCGCAGTATCAAAGGTTGCTGCGGCTTCCTATCAAGAAGTATTTGAATTAAGCAAACCTGTTAAAGTGATTCATAATATTATTCAAGAAGACTTAATTAAGCAAAAATACAATGTGGAGATTGATGAAACTCGTTCGACATTTTTTAAACAAGAAGCTTTGACATTTATCAGTGTGGGGCGATTAGTAGATCAAAAAGGATATGATCGCTTACTCGAGATCCATCATCGACTCATACAAGAAGGCTTATTGCATCATATTATGATTATTGGTGGTGGAGAGGATGAAGCAGTTTTAAAACAAAAAATTAAGGCTTATCAAGTTGAGGAGACGTTTAAGCTAATTGGTTATCGTGAAAATCCATTTCCATATTTTAAACTTGCCGATTGTTTCTTATTGCCATCACGTTATGAAGGATTGCCAACCGTTGTATTTGAATCTTTACTTTGTTTGACACCTGTGTTAGCAACAAAGGTGGCCGGTATTGAAGAGCAGTTGAAAAATAATGAATATGGGATTGTTGTTGATAACAATGAAAACTCCTTCTATGAAGGGATGAAAGACTTAATTAAACATCCAGAGCAGCTCAATGTGATGGAAGCACACTTGTTGACGTATCATTATCATAATAACCAAATCGTCGAGCAGATTAAAGAGATTGTGGAGGAGTAG
- a CDS encoding glycosyltransferase family 2 protein, giving the protein MIAKLSVIVPIYNVEKYLDKCLASLVNQTMKEIEIICVNDGSTDHSQDIVEEYQKKFPGKIIGLMKKNGGLADARNYGLAHANGDYVAFIDSDDWVEADMFKVMYQQVVKKQADVVVCDMQYVYESGETKFVPGGEFTETNVSNDPLIITINNSACNKLFKRSLFDDVKFPKGLWYEDLGCVPIVLAKANKIVKVNHVFYNYFQRAGSIMHTPSDKIFDIYRALDLVKSYVVKNKIPCLDEVNYMFVEHGAKLTTQRIREYQNGREVFLNQNITTLSSKYPKWIKNKYINTYSKKEKVLMYLLYLRQFKLVLWLYDRK; this is encoded by the coding sequence GTGATAGCAAAATTAAGTGTGATTGTCCCAATTTATAATGTTGAGAAGTATTTAGATAAATGTTTAGCTTCACTTGTTAATCAAACGATGAAGGAGATTGAGATTATTTGTGTGAATGATGGAAGTACGGATCATTCGCAAGATATCGTAGAGGAGTATCAAAAGAAATTTCCCGGGAAAATCATTGGATTGATGAAAAAGAATGGTGGCTTAGCAGATGCTAGAAATTATGGATTAGCACATGCAAATGGGGATTATGTTGCCTTTATTGATAGTGATGACTGGGTAGAGGCAGATATGTTTAAGGTTATGTATCAGCAAGTCGTAAAGAAGCAAGCTGATGTCGTTGTTTGTGATATGCAGTATGTGTATGAATCAGGTGAGACAAAGTTTGTTCCAGGAGGAGAGTTTACTGAAACGAATGTTTCAAATGATCCTTTAATCATTACTATTAATAATAGTGCGTGTAATAAACTGTTTAAACGTTCATTATTTGATGATGTTAAGTTTCCAAAAGGATTATGGTATGAAGATTTAGGATGTGTTCCGATCGTATTAGCCAAGGCGAATAAAATCGTCAAAGTTAATCATGTTTTTTATAACTATTTTCAACGTGCGGGCTCTATTATGCATACACCTTCTGATAAAATTTTTGATATCTATCGTGCTCTTGATTTAGTCAAGTCTTACGTTGTCAAAAATAAAATTCCTTGTCTTGATGAGGTTAATTATATGTTTGTCGAGCATGGGGCTAAATTAACGACGCAACGCATTAGAGAGTATCAAAATGGACGTGAAGTATTTTTAAATCAGAATATTACCACTTTAAGTAGTAAATATCCAAAATGGATCAAGAATAAGTATATTAATACTTATAGTAAGAAAGAGAAAGTTTTAATGTATTTATTGTATTTACGTCAATTTAAACTAGTGTTATGGTTATATGATCGGAAGTGA
- a CDS encoding glycosyltransferase family 2 protein, with product MVKVSIILPVYNVEQFLPRCLDSIVNQTLKEIECIVVNDGSPDQSQQIIDEYVKKYPHLFKPLIKENGGLSDARNYALSYVRGEYIGFVDSDDWIEPMMYEKLYQKAKEENADLVVSDFLMEWEDRGVSNYIQGLRQQADNPFKNLLLSPASAWNKLYKTELFTKTNIRYPKGLWYEDLATTAKFMPKCHHIAYVNEAFVHYIQREGSIMSTVNPKVLDIYKAIDSIESYYKQQGIFDEYMEELAYLSIENLALFSCLRFLKLEDGETYIKEAIDHMNRHYPGWLSNQYLSCLSKKDRFILKLLGHKQIKLLKSFIFIKQKLLK from the coding sequence GTAAGTATTATCCTTCCAGTCTATAATGTGGAGCAGTTTTTACCAAGATGTTTAGATTCGATTGTGAATCAAACATTAAAAGAAATAGAATGCATTGTTGTAAATGATGGAAGTCCAGATCAATCTCAACAAATTATTGATGAGTATGTCAAAAAATACCCTCATTTATTTAAACCATTAATTAAAGAAAATGGTGGGTTAAGTGATGCTAGAAATTATGCTTTATCTTATGTACGTGGGGAGTATATTGGTTTTGTTGATAGCGATGATTGGATTGAGCCAATGATGTATGAGAAACTATATCAAAAAGCAAAGGAAGAGAATGCTGATTTGGTTGTATCTGACTTTTTAATGGAATGGGAAGACCGTGGTGTTTCAAATTATATTCAAGGATTGCGTCAACAAGCGGATAATCCCTTTAAAAATTTATTGTTAAGTCCTGCATCAGCTTGGAATAAGCTTTATAAGACGGAGCTGTTTACAAAGACAAATATTCGTTATCCCAAAGGATTATGGTATGAAGATTTAGCGACGACCGCTAAATTTATGCCAAAATGTCATCATATTGCATATGTCAATGAAGCCTTTGTTCATTACATTCAACGTGAAGGGTCTATTATGTCGACAGTTAATCCAAAAGTTTTAGATATTTATAAAGCGATTGATTCGATAGAGTCGTATTATAAGCAGCAAGGAATTTTTGACGAGTACATGGAAGAGTTAGCCTATTTATCAATTGAAAATCTAGCTTTATTTAGTTGTCTGCGCTTTTTAAAACTTGAAGATGGAGAAACATATATTAAAGAGGCTATTGACCATATGAATCGTCATTATCCTGGATGGTTAAGTAATCAATATTTAAGTTGTTTATCGAAGAAAGATCGTTTTATCTTAAAATTGCTTGGGCATAAACAAATTAAATTATTGAAGAGTTTTATTTTTATCAAGCAGAAATTATTGAAATAG